A genome region from Flavobacterium sp. includes the following:
- a CDS encoding pentapeptide repeat-containing protein gives MEEIIHIQKTFEKVVYIDKRINNREFEDCVFKNCDFSNSNFSSNSFLDCEFIDCNLSMTSLAGTSLKNVNFRNCKLLGIAFNECDDFLFQVHFEECTLDYAIFSNKKMPKTKFINSSVREVTFVGTNLTSSVFADCDLDGAIFNETQLASVDFRTAYNYKIDPEFNAMRKAQFSTQGIAGLLDKYDIKIV, from the coding sequence ATGGAAGAAATAATCCACATTCAAAAAACATTCGAGAAAGTTGTTTATATTGATAAACGAATAAACAATCGGGAATTTGAAGATTGTGTTTTCAAAAACTGTGATTTTTCAAACAGTAATTTTAGTTCAAATAGTTTTTTAGACTGTGAGTTTATCGATTGCAATCTTTCCATGACAAGTTTAGCAGGAACTAGTTTAAAGAATGTAAATTTCAGGAATTGCAAACTTCTGGGAATTGCATTTAATGAATGTGATGATTTTCTTTTTCAGGTTCATTTTGAAGAATGTACGCTCGATTATGCTATATTTTCTAATAAAAAAATGCCCAAAACCAAGTTTATAAATTCGTCTGTTCGTGAAGTAACATTTGTGGGAACAAATTTAACCAGTTCTGTTTTTGCCGATTGTGATTTAGACGGAGCTATTTTTAACGAAACACAATTGGCTTCGGTTGATTTTAGAACAGCATACAATTATAAAATAGATCCGGAATTTAATGCAATGCGAAAAGCCCAGTTTTCTACTCAGGGAATTGCGGGACTTTTAGATAAATATGACATCAAAATTGTATAG
- a CDS encoding DUF1572 family protein, whose amino-acid sequence MNADTSYLESVKKQFLYYKMLGEKAMDQLEPEQLFVSINEDTNSIATIIKHISGNMLSRWTDFLTSDGEKEWRNRDAEFENDLKSKEEVLEVWNKGWNCFENALKSLKPEQLSDIIYIRNEGHTVIEAINRQLAHYPYHVGQIVFYAKQLKNSEWESLSIPKNKSGNYNAEKFAKEKEIKNFTDDELKRLK is encoded by the coding sequence ATGAATGCTGATACTTCTTATCTGGAAAGCGTTAAAAAACAGTTTTTGTATTATAAAATGCTGGGCGAAAAGGCTATGGATCAATTAGAACCAGAACAGCTTTTTGTATCCATAAACGAAGATACTAACAGTATTGCTACGATTATTAAACACATTTCTGGTAATATGCTTTCACGCTGGACCGATTTTTTAACTTCTGATGGTGAGAAAGAATGGCGTAACCGTGATGCCGAATTTGAAAATGATTTAAAATCGAAAGAAGAAGTTCTCGAAGTTTGGAACAAAGGCTGGAATTGTTTTGAAAATGCTTTAAAAAGTCTAAAACCAGAACAGCTTTCTGATATTATTTATATTCGAAATGAAGGCCATACAGTTATTGAAGCCATAAACCGTCAGCTGGCACATTATCCTTATCACGTGGGACAGATTGTTTTTTATGCCAAACAATTGAAAAACAGTGAGTGGGAAAGCTTATCAATTCCGAAGAATAAATCAGGAAATTACAATGCCGAAAAGTTTGCCAAAGAGAAAGAAATCAAGAACTTTACTGATGATGAATTAAAGAGATTGAAATAA